The genome window CAAGTGTGACTAGTTCAGAAGTAGCGCCATTAGAAGCATCCCACAGGTATACTGTGTTTCCAAGAGCAATGGCAAGAACATTTGCACTACCCCAGTCCAATAAATTCAAGTAGTAATCATCCACAAGATCGGGAGCGTCTAAGGTCCTCTCGGATGTCTATGATATCACAAAAAAAAACAGTTATAATGCGAAAATATAACAAAGATTTAATTAAgactaaaattgaataaataaatggAAAACAAACACTAGGTGTGGTGTGTGCCTCTACCTGTGGAATGTAACGACGTGTCTTGGGCTTTGCTTGGTGAACAGCTCCCGACAAGCAATCAATTTGAACAGCCTTGGAGGGGGTTGGTGGCTTGTTCTTGAAAGCTAAAATTCGAGTTCTGTTCATGTTGAAAGTTTCAGCTAGCTGCTTCCTGTAAGCTTCTCTCGATGGGGAGCTCACAGCTGGATTTTCCTTACCTTTCCTTGCCTCCATCAGCATGTATTGAGCATAGTCAAAATCCATGGCAGATCTATTCGGAATAAACCTATCCAACTGCAAGTACCAACCAATTATAAATACATCAGAACAATAATCAACAAGAACATATAACCTCACAAATCAAAGACTCAAGTCAAGTCAATCATTAACATCGACAATGGACAACCAAAACAAAACCCTGGATCATAAAGTCAGTGCTTACAACACATAAAAGTATAGGAAAACTGAAATAAATCTCAAGATCAACCACTCGCTAACTTTAGGGGAAAAACATAAGATAGAAGCGtaaatacacacatatacatgtTTTAGAAATTCAGACTCATTTCAACCAACAAAACAATTACACACATGTTTTAGAATTCAGACACATTTAAgagcaaacacacacacacacaccgcAGATTTTAATCACCAAACCTAATTTCAACCAACGTCAATTACACAAAACCCAAACTAACTCGATACAAAACCCTAGCTAATTTCTTGAATAAAATACGAATCAAAGAGTTCGTGGCAATTAACAACAACCAAACACACACAAAGACAAACACATTAATACTAATTATACAGACAAGGAGATCACACATACATCGTCTCGAGAATTCTTTCTCTGCAGAGGAGATCTATAGTTAGTCGCCTTGTTATACGAAGAATTAGCGGCTCCTGCATCCATAACGTTAGCAACAACAGAAACaacacacagatatataataataacaataataaacacacaaatcaaaacaatcaaagacAAAACAGTACTGAATTCCTGCAAAACAAGAGTTAGTTCAACAGAGATGTAATAAAACTCAAGAGGCAGAACACAATCAGGAGATTAAGATGAAGAAGCAACGAAATCAAAGGATGTTTGATTTGATTGCTTTCTTGGAGTTTGAGCGGCGGTTGTAATGAAATTGAGGATGATTATGAGTGTGTTTATATACTGCTAGGTGAGTagtgaaattagggtttatgagGATTGGGGGAAAACTGTAACGGCTAGTTATTTCGGTGAGGAATAAGAAGCACGTGTACAGAGACGTTGAGATAATGATGTGACGGAAGTACCCTGCTGCTGCGTTGGGCTTAGTAAATGCATTGGATCACTCCATGGTTGTCTGAAAATATTCATGGGCTTATGAATTCTGGATTTCTGGTTTTTGGTCCCAAGGGCCCGGTGGGGCCGTGTGTTGTCTGCATTTGTTGAGGAGCACATTTTTTATTggaaaacaaaaaattcaagaaccaataataaaaaaactgtGCGTTATATAACTTTTATTGATATAAAAAGTTAGAGttaatatttattgttaatattCTAAacagaatttaatattaaatttctatttaatatttataatatactttCTTTATCtcaaatgattatttttttcccaATTTACTTTATGTTTCTTGTATTAAAAATTTAGtacttttaatataaaaatttactctTTTATTTAAGTATACTCGTTTTCTTATGATTTTAcctttgttttattatttattttcttgattttatgtACAATCAGCATAGTTAAAGTCAATTTAAAAAgggcttttttcataaatacctaagtttaaaagaaatttttcagaaatactatcattttttaaaacaaattgcaaaaatactatctttcaaaaaaaattgcaaaaatacggtggttgcatatgcaaccatatttgcaactCCTAGCAATCATATATGCAACCATAAATGCAACTTTGAAACAATCagttgaaaattacatttagttgcataataagttgcaagcgGTTGTAAATAATGATAAATGAGCGCCCCTGCAGGGCCGGTATTAATAAGACAAAAACAATCCGAAAATCAACTAAAACAAtcacaaaatcaactaaaagcaaCTAGATACTATATATCAACCTCAGTACTTTCAGTCTTAAATGAAAGTCCACCACTCTCTTCCAATCCCTTCCGCTTGTGTACACCACACCCCTCCGTTTCGGATCCCTGACAGTTGCAAATCGGTGAAACCTGTGATGGTGAAAGAGAGAGTTAGAGATGCGTGTTGAAAATGGAGGTGGATGTTTAAGAGGGACGGAGGGATGGTGAAGGTGATTGACGAATAATCCACTAATTAGATGAAGCTGACGAAAGGTGTGAACCAATGAGATACTCGAttaaataagagagagagagaaagcgTGAGAAATAGGAAAGAGAGACGGCGATTGATTGGGAAAGAGAAAAGAGCTGATGGTACATACTGTAATAGTACAGGGCAAAATgtaagaataaaataacaaaatgaaataaaattttaaaataagttacatcgtttatgtatatataaactaattttcagattctaaatattaatacatattccaaatattatttttaattgttttacattgttgtgtgtgttcaaaaataatttcaaaataatatacataaattttgaggggtcacataaggtaaagtagctgttaaaaactaatatacacactattACTTCTCAAACATTTAAAATTAACGACTATTTTTAACAGGGTTAGGGTTACAAATCGAAagctaaataaaatttaaagttaCAAACTGTCATGTTTCAAAATAGGAGTGATTTGCTAATGAACTAAATTCTGCGGTCCAATACACTCATTTTACAAATAGGAAACATCTAACGTGGACCCTGTTGTATCACCAAAAGGTCCCACCTCACAACTCCTCTGCTCTCCGCGTTTTCGACTAATCAGACCACTCATGTTGATTCACCTAGCTCTCTAATCACTGATCACAACCAGGTACTCTTCACCCACTAATCTATCTTTAATTTACACATTTCTTTGctaattttctttaattaataCTGCAAATGATATTATCTGTGCTTTTTTAGGGTTCTTGataattgggatttcaaattataatttcttgTTATTGTTCGCTTACTTTCTCGTGTTTTTGAGAAACCCTTTTTAATCTTTAGTTGAATTGttgttattgtttttaaaatagCTGTAGTTTGATTGGCAGTAATGAATAGAATCAAGGGCTTTCGTATTTCTAGAGCTAGGGAAGAGATATGGAAATGTGCGTCGTTGTATTCGGGTATGATGAAGCTGGAATCTTTTCTTGTTGATGTTGTGAAAGTTCGGTCTTTTCATTGTCGAGGACAAGGAGACGGTGGAGGTGTTGCTGGAGTGAGCAACGGGGATCTTGATGTGGGGAAGTTATCCGTAGCGATAAAGAATTTGAAGCAGAGGTTTGTAGTGTCTTCGAGCTATGAAGTCAAAGGTGGGAATTTTTTTCGGGGATACTCTTCGAGGTCAGGAAAGGATCCTAATATAAGCCGAGATTTTTTAGTTCAGCTTTGGGTTGATGATCGGAAgaagagaaaaattaaacaaaagagAAAGCAGATCAGGGAAAGCTCTGTGAATGTAAATGATGAAGAAACAGTGTATGATAATCCAGCTTCTCTGCAGCAAGTATTtggaaaattattttcaaaggCATTTGTTACAGATGAAAAAACTAGTGAGCCGGAGAAACCAATTCTGAAGCAACCGCCCCCTAGTCAACGCATGACAGGCCCTCTAAAACCAGCTACATCACTTGAGGTGGGTACTGTTTATTTCACTGTAGTCAACTTATTGTGCAATGTTTACATTGGGATATTGATGGAACTTATTTGtgcttttgatttttgtttactGCTCAAACGTCTTGTGTTCTGTAaatgtataataattatttcaaaGATATAACAATAGTCCCTctcagaaataaaattaaacaagcATTTGGATCATACTTTAAGATCGAATATCGTATATTATTGATAGTTTCAATGATCATTGATGTAAGAATAAAAAGAACGGAAAGTCGCTCTTGTTTAGTTTAGGACACACATACAGCTTTTTCCCTAATTGGTAGCAAATTACATGGGTATACCATATTTTTTCCATCTCGATAACTTCAAATTTGTAATCTGTGGATTTACCTGAAAGTTGTAATTTTTCTATATACCAAGTTTATTTTGGTATAGAGATCTGTCAGTTGCACAAGCTGAACTTCTCTTTTCCCTCTATTTTTTTCCCCCGATTACATATTTTTCCCTTCCCGGGTATTTTACTGTTATGGTTGGGCTTCCAAGGAACCTCTTTATCCTTCCCTTTTATGTTTTTCCATTTGTACTTCTCTCCTGTACCTTACAACAGTGTTGTTATATTTTAAGGGTTTTTTAATTGCAAGGAACAAAGATAACATATGCTGTTgatgaaaactattttatgcATTGAAGTCCTGGCTAATTGTTTAGAGAAAGAGATAGTTAAAGTTTTCTTGCAAGGACTTAGGTCGCTGAGCTGTTGTAGTGTTGAAATTTGGAcctattacaaatatattttatttgatatgtTATAAaagcacacatatatattatcctACCTAAAATTTCGTATCCATGTGTGGCCACACACAACGAAATTGATTGTTACAATTATCGGGAGTGTGAGTGTATActgtctaaatctagtattccctTTATCCTTTTGTAGGTTTGTGGAACCTATTGTTGTATTATGAAAAATGACTATATGTCCATTAATATCTACAGGCTCAGGTTGCACCTCTTCTTGCAAGATCCACTTTGTTAATTACCAGGGATATAGAATGGGCCAATCTCATGCTGGGTTTTGAGCAGGTAAAGTTATACTTCTTTCATTATAAGTATGTCAGCACTTGATTGCACTTAAGCTCCACGCAAGTAAAAGTTTATATAGATTGATATATTGTACATTCATAAAACTAGTGTCTACTGCAGATAAATCACATACACTAATTATGTATGTTAAATTTTAGCACAAAATTAATAGAATAACATAGAAACAAGTCATTCATTGACCCTGATCTCTATAAGCAAGTTGTAACAACACCTAAATTTTCATTGTGAACTGCGATGCTCAAGGTGAAGTGTCTGGTTGCAATAAGAAGGATCCGACTAAGATCCTGTacccacacccatgtcatgtccGGTGGACACGGCTATAAGCACAAAAATGGAGTGTCCGGGTAATGtagattaatataatatattttatttataacaacgtgaaataataacaacaaaatCTGTATGATTGTCTTCAGTTGTTAATCGTTGTGATGAGGTTGTGGTATTTAATAACTATAGTAATTTTATACCTCTTctatgtttgttttattttagtttgcTTAACCACTTTAATTTCAGTCTTCAATTTAGAATACAGGAAATTGATTTTCACATTTTTACTTTTAACATATAGCTTTAACTGATTGAGTATTAATGTATCTCTTGGAATTGTAGGAAAATCGTTACGGTATAGTTGATGTCAGCTATCCTGGAACAGTATGTGCCCTTTTCACTTCTTTTGCAGTTTGCTATATATGATTCTACTAAGAAGCTTTTGAATTTTGTATGGAAATCAAAGGCTCTTTACATGTGAATCTGATATCAGTTCTTTTAGCCTGTAGGTTTGATTCGTGAGCAGAGTAATATAATTGCCAGACAGGTCTGTTTTACACTTTGAATGAcagttttatatttgtattggtATATGTTGGATGCTTAAACTTCAGATGATTATAAATCTAAGCTAGAATTCTTGCCATATGAATGttgttttatttcaattttttatgcgATCAAGCAGATCTTGGAACACCCGGAGATAGTACTCCCTTTAACCTAtatcaacacacacacacacatatagagGGTcgtactccaatacaaaccactaaaatacaaactaatgcAATTAAGGGGGGAACGTGAATGGTTGTGGGGCCCGGGGATACACCCCAAGGTGGGGCTAGATGGGGACTGGGTGGGCCTAGTAGGGTCGTTGTGAGGCCTAGTGGGACTGGGGTGGGGCCAAGTTTTTGCTCTTGGGCTGTCTGTAGCCTGTCCATGAGTCCGTCTGGAGCCTTTGTGAGACTCTGGTGGTCCCAGCGTGGATTGAGTGGGGCCGGGTGTGGCCCTGGGCGGGTGATGTCATATAGGGTTGTTTtccttagtttgtattttagtgtttattttagtggtttgtatttgagcaagtacttacattatatatatgtgcgtatatataatacattttataataaattatatgggCTTCTCAGTGGGTAACTAGTAAATTGGGTAACCTAGTAACTCTCTAAGATAGTTAAGATTAGTAATACGCCACAAAAATAGGCACATTACTTATTAAAACACACAACCATTAAAACCTAAACAGAGACGCGTGACATATATGatttgtttataaaatataatgtagAAAAGTACAAAACATATACACGGTACatgatattaaattttgttgggtactatatttttttgttctgtatatatattttgtgctTTTAAGTGTTATGTATTTGTTTTAGtacaatactatatatttttatttttttgctaaatgctTACAGTATAATTCTTGCTTGTTTGTgtaattcttttttattttcttagttTACATTcttttagaaattttattttatacataattataaaatgtataaaataatttttttaggaaactaaatatattatactaatacaTAGAAGAATCTTATAATCAAGAGAATACAAGCAAactatgaaaaaaataaataataaataaacatattttaattattttgtgttctgtattttatatatagaatacagaacatataatatacaggatatattttaattttgtttgtgtactgtattttttaaaattatttgtatatgtttgtTTTAATACATGGAAGGATCCCATAATTTACAAGAACGCAAGTAACTTATGAAAGGTGGGTACTGTACACTGAGAGGAGCAGTTACACACAAAGGTAGGTACACATGAGGAGCAGTTACATAAAAGTAGGAAAATTTTGTGTGGCTAAGATTGAAGGTTACCCCACGATAGGAGAGTTCCTCATTGAatcatccccccccccccccccccccccccacacacacacactattaATGTTTTGTGATGAATTTTAAATCTTCGATGTCATTAACTTCAATAGTATTACATTGCCTCAACTAAGCAACCAATTGAAGGTACTATAACAAACTCATTTTACATCAAAAATGAATATGATTGAAATGAGAATATTTACATATGTATCGACTAATCCACGTTTGGTTGTTTGAATGCTATGATAATACTTTTGGCTTATGCCAGAGTTTGTACTTCTCTGCAGTTGCTACGCACCAGACGCCCTTTCGTAGCTCACATAACTGATGCCTCCGGTAATGAACTTTTCAGGGTGAGTTCCTATATTAGCTTTTACAATATCTGACATTATCCATTTACTTGTGAAGTTATTAGTTCTATGAGAGTTTTTATCTACTCATGCCTGGTTTTAGGTTCGTCGTCCCTTTTGGTGGATAAATAGCTCAATCTATGCAGAGATAAATGGAAAGGTGTGTCACCTTCTGTGGTCcaaaatgtaaaataatttCTGAAAATGTTTTGTGCCCTGGACCCTCATGTTTGTGTTATGTGGTTTCCAGGAAGTTGGTGTTGTGCATAGAAGATGGCATCTTTGGAGGAGGATTTATGATTTGTATTTAGGGTATGCgtatatgtaaaatattacaAAGATTCTATTTTTCGTCACGTATATTAGGCCACAGTTTTTCAATCAAAGTGTGATTCAAAAAAATAACAAGACGGATAGATACCTTTAATATCAAAATCCAGTAAATATTTTGAAAGCCTTAAATGTAAGCAACAACCCTGGATTTCTTTATCAACAAACAATAACTTTAAGATTGATGGTGCATAATTTTTCAGTTTCTTTTAAGTGACAATGTTTTTGTCTGTTTCacctaatttaattttaaaagatgTCATGAAGCATTCAACTGTATCACTGTATTAGATCCTCGACCTAAAATGAATAGGTTTTCGTGTTGTTTGGTTACATATTGCATATTGTACCTGAATGAAAATCTGTGCTACTGAAATTTGTGGTATGAAAATCTCTTTATCATAAATTGACATTTACTTTACAAGTTTCTGTTTCCTAAATCTGAAAACCGTATTTCCTTTTAATCACTACATTCAAATCATTAATTATGCGTATAGACGTTGCTTCTTTCTTGCAAGTTGTCAAATATTCAATATCATGTTTATGTGTCCAAGCAAATCTGTTTATGACTTATATGTAGGAATGAGCAGTTTGCAGTGGTTGAAAATCCCGGGTTTTGGAACTGGACATTTACTTTGAAGGACGTTAATGGGGAGGTGCTGGCTCAGATAGATCGTGACTGGAGAGGTTTTGGTTTTGAGGTTGTTTTCAGACCTTTCTATGCCTTTcagtttgtatatatttttgcagTTTAATCTAATCTTTGAAGTTTTGTCTCCCTCCAGTAActtttaagttgaaaaatgtATATGGAACAACAAACGGTTAGGACTTTTCATTTTgctttcatataattttataagaaaaaaaatgtaatgGCCTACATGCTACGTATTGACTTTAAGTATTAACCTAGAGTCTAACACTTAATGTGTCTACAAGCGAAATCTTTGTGCTGATTTCATCGATTATTACATCTTTTACCATCTTTACATTTTCTATCTTTTAATCTCTGACGCCTTCTTCTTTCCTCTCTTATTCTTAATCGGGCAAGTTGAATAATGGTTTAAGGACTCATATATAAGGTTTGGGACTGTagtcaaaataatatttgattggCAGTTCAGCTTTTATATCCATGAAACTAATGTTACGTCTACAAATTTAAAGCAGTGCTCTTCTTTCTAgactttttgaattttaattttgtatgagGTACTGGTTTCTCTTTTATTTTTGGGAAATTAGGTATAAAATGTTGAAGGTCCAGCTTTTATATCTTTTAGTTTTACAATCTTCTGCAAATAACTTTAGGACGATACCTTTCTTCTGATTTTAGATAGAAAACAAATGTTAAACGATCTGAAACATTGGAATTAGATGATTCTGAGCGAATTCTTTTTGCCCTTGTGCACCTTTTTGTGGGGGTGTCTTGAGATTTGATTGGCTGTGTTATTTGTGTATAgtgtataaatataattacattTCTGCCTATTTGGATGTTTCTTATGTTAGTAAATTGCAGATATTGACAGATGCTGGTCAGTATGTGATCAGATTTGGGACTTCCGACATTGTATTAAAGAGTGGTCCTGCATCACTGGTAATTTACTAGgctatttttattagttaaaatttttgttatatgTTTATAATCGACTAAGCTTCTGGTGTAGACTGAAGAGTTACAGGTAGTTCGACCTTTGACTCTGTCAGAAAGGGCAGTAGCTGTAGCACTTGCTGTGTCGCTAGATAATGATTATTTTTCACGACATGGTGGATGGTAAGCTATTTAGTTCTTAATTTATTGTTCCTTTGTCACACTCATCAATAGCAAGTGCTTGTGATCAGCTCTTCATGGCAATTGTGGGCTGAACTA of Daucus carota subsp. sativus chromosome 3, DH1 v3.0, whole genome shotgun sequence contains these proteins:
- the LOC108215370 gene encoding phospholipid scramblase family protein C343.06c — its product is MNRIKGFRISRAREEIWKCASLYSGMMKLESFLVDVVKVRSFHCRGQGDGGGVAGVSNGDLDVGKLSVAIKNLKQRFVVSSSYEVKGGNFFRGYSSRSGKDPNISRDFLVQLWVDDRKKRKIKQKRKQIRESSVNVNDEETVYDNPASLQQVFGKLFSKAFVTDEKTSEPEKPILKQPPPSQRMTGPLKPATSLEAQVAPLLARSTLLITRDIEWANLMLGFEQENRYGIVDVSYPGTPVGLIREQSNIIARQLLRTRRPFVAHITDASGNELFRVRRPFWWINSSIYAEINGKEVGVVHRRWHLWRRIYDLYLGNEQFAVVENPGFWNWTFTLKDVNGEVLAQIDRDWRGFGFEILTDAGQYVIRFGTSDIVLKSGPASLTEELQVVRPLTLSERAVAVALAVSLDNDYFSRHGGWGLPFIGIDE